A genomic window from Cydia amplana chromosome 3, ilCydAmpl1.1, whole genome shotgun sequence includes:
- the LOC134662916 gene encoding CD151 antigen, which translates to MKCKKVASAKVLFGCFNTIFFACGFVEVVCGFLLLVDSRRVLLSRLLAAPDGPLAEAPLHYAALALLAAGLAVCAAAALGCWATYMPSYVILTFYFLMVLALLVCSCLGGVTAAAWPRCAGLQSARGGGVGALQTYYAVPDYEHFTAALDLAQTELQCCGMTDARNYDLSVWQLRRLGPRGMAVPPSCCVQAPPASHLNPKPRNASRCQEVTPNAEFRHVVGCLEKIEDWYQQQFVIFMLSLFVVALLKLAILLITIFSCIRLRKHRQEMHSFIVKSIDNKTNQNIYDTKMGSMRDEPIMAKYIQPNNFYSPRVRNPRIFHSKPNEMV; encoded by the exons ATGAAGTGCAAAAAAGTGGCGAGTGCTAAAGTTCTCTTTGGTTGCTTCAACACCATATTCTTC gcgtgcggattcgtggaagTAGTATGCGGGTTCCTGCTGCTAGTGGACTCGCGGCGCGTGCTGCTGTCGCGGCTGCTGGCGGCGCCGGACGGGCCGCTGGCGGAGGCGCCGCTGCACTACGCCGCGCTGGCGCTGCTCGCCGCCGGCCTGGCCGtgtgcgccgccgccgcgctcggCTGCTGGGCCACATACATGCCGTCATATGTCATACTCACATTT TATTTCCTGATGGTGCTAGCACTGCTGGTGTGCTCTTGCCTGGGCGGCGtgacggcggcggcgtggccgcgctgcgccgggCTGCAgagcgcgcgcggcggcggcgtcggcgcGCTGCAGACCTACTACGCCGTACCCGACTACGAGCACTTCACTGCGGCGCTCGACCTCGCTCAGACCGAG CTGCAGTGTTGCGGCATGACGGACGCGCGGAACTACGACCTGTCGGTGTGGCAGCTGCGGCGGCTGGGCCCGCGCGGCATGGCCGTCCCGCCGAGCTGCTGCGTGCAGGCCCCGCCCGCGTCACACCTCAACCCCAAGCCGCGCAACGCCTCGCGCTGCCAGGAGGTCACGCCTAACGCCGAGTTCAGACACGTGGTG GGATGCTTGGAAAAAATAGAAGACTGGTATCAGCAGCAGTTCGTCATATTTATGCTGAGCCTGTTCGTTGTCGCTCTCCTCAAGCTTGCTATCCTGCTCATCACCATATTCTCTTGCATCCGACTTCGCAAGCACAGGCAGGAGATGCACTCCTTCATAGTGAAATCCATCGACAACAAGACTAATCAGAACATCTACGACACGAAGATGGGCTCGATGCGCGACGAGCCAATCATGGCGAAGTACATCCAGCCCAATAACTTCTACAGCCCGCGCGTGCGCAACCCGCGGATATTCCACAGCAAGCCTAACGAGATGGTATGA